GCCGCGGCGAGGAGCACGAGAAGCGAATCGAGCCAGCTCACGGACGCACCATGTCCGTCGTATCGGTTGCCGAGCGGCGCGATTTGACGGATCGCGCGAGTACCGAACGAAGATCGTACGATCGGCTGCCTGGTTGGGGCGACCGGCGCGGTTGACTTCCGGGAGCCGCGAACCGTATACTGCGTAGGTTGCCGTGGCCTCAGCTCGGGCTGAGCCTGCCGAGCAGCGTCCTTTTCGTTTCAACGGACCCCATGCGCACATATCAGCAGAAGACGGCCGAGACCAAGCACGACTGGTACATCGTCGACGCGACCGGGCAGCGGCTCGGCACGCTCGCGGTGCGGATCGCGCGCGCGCTCTCGGGCCGCGCCAAGCCGACCTGGACCCCGCACATCGACGACGGCGACCACGTCGTGGTGATCAACGCCGAGAAGGTCGAGCTGGCCCCGCGCAAGTGGACCCAG
The Candidatus Eremiobacterota bacterium genome window above contains:
- the rplM gene encoding 50S ribosomal protein L13, with protein sequence MRTYQQKTAETKHDWYIVDATGQRLGTLAVRIARALSGRAKPTWTPHIDDGDHVVVINAEKVELAPRKWTQKVYHRHSGYPGGLRTETAQQVHDKHPERLIERAVRGMLATNRMRDVQLGRLNVYAGAEHPHAAQSPEPLA